Within the Balneolales bacterium ANBcel1 genome, the region AAACCAGTATAACAGCAACCAACAGGTCACATAATCGCTTACTTATAGTCGATTATGCATTTTATTTCAAGTTCAACTTTATAAATAGTCAGGTCTCTCATAGTTTTAAAAATAACCTTTATCGAATAGTTTGTATCATCTATGTTTATGAATTAAACTCTCACTTTTAAGAGCAGGAGTATCGAAACAACAATTTGTATTCAATGTTTACCATTTCTACTTGAACCAAAGCCAATTAAATAATATTTGGCGAGTGCTAATGACCTGAAACTTGTACGGTAAGGTAGCAGGTTATTTTGATGCTGGTTTATGTCGGATGCTGCTGGAATCAAATCAGTGATTCTTTAGTGGGAATCGGACTGTTTGAAGCAACCGAATCGGACATCATCAAACTGGCGGTATAATAACATACTATCCCTGATCCGGAACGGCAGAAATTTGATGTTTCCGCATATCCTCCTGCCGGGCATGGGCTTCCTTCATTCGGTTCCAGCGCGACTCCCTTGATGCCACAAGCCAGATCCAAAGCACTCCGGCAATAATGAGTCCGGCGGAATAGATCCAGATAGCCTGCCGTAGTGTCAACAGGCCAAACTCCATAATCAATGAGGCTCCGGTAACCGACAGTGCCTGCAAGGAGGTAAACAGCAGCCACTCCGAGCTGAAGATTCGTCCGCGAAACGCGTCCGGTGACCGCTGTTGCAGCAGAACGGTGCTCATCACCCAGTTGGCGCCGGATCCACAGTGCGCCAGAAACACCAGGATCAGCATTACCCAGGCGATCCCGATGGAGCCGATAACCAGGTAGAACAAACCGGCGGAGATCATCGCCAGCCCCATCATCCTGACCCAGTTGCGTTCGTCACTGAAATAGCGTCTCACCAGAACGGGCCCGACGGCCGTTCCGAACCCCCGGCTGGCATACAGCAAACCGAGCCCGATGCTGCCCATCAGCAGGATTTCTTCCGAGACCAGAATCAGCATATACACCAACGCTCCCAGAAAGAACGTAATAGTGCCTTTGGCCAGGGCCGGCCTGAGAATATGCGGGTTGGAAAAAATGAAACGATAGCCGTCGATAATGCCACTGACCGGGTTGCTCAGGGACTGCATCGTCTGTTCATCCCGGTGATGCGGGATGGTCGCCTTGAAAATAAACCAGGTGGACAGGATATATCCGGTTCCGTTGATGACAAAGACGGCATCGGTACCGAACCAGGCGGTGGCCAGGCCGCCAATTCCCATGCCGGTGGTAAAAATGATGCTCCAGGACAGATTGGAAATGATGTTGGCCTTCACCAGCTCGTCCCCGCTGGTGATGTTGGGTATGGAGGCCTGTTTGGCGGGTTCAAAGATGGAAGCGAAGCCCATCTGCATGGTGGTAAGCACATACACCAGCCAGAGCAGCGAGGGATCGCGCACAAAGAGGAAACTGAGCACAACCGCTCCGCGCCCGAAGTCGCAGATTATCATGAGCATGCGGCGGTCGTACCGGTCGGCGAGGTACCCGGCGTAGGGAGAAAGTGCGGCAAAGGCCAGGAACTTGGTGACAATGACCAGCCCCAGCAGGAATTCGGAATCGGAGTACTCAAGGACGATGGTGAACACCGCAATTACCCCGAACCAGTCACCGAAATTGGAAATAATCTGACTCAGCCACACCCTTCGGAACTGATGGTTGCTGCGCAGTACATGAAGATATGGCTGGAGTTTACTCAAGACTTTCCTGTGCTTCCAAAACCGCCGACTCCCCGTTCGGTTTCAGGAAGTTCCTGCACACCGGTCACAATAGCCCTGGTTACCGGTGCGAATACCATTTGGGCGATGCGGTCGCCGTGTTCGATGGTAAAAGGCTCCTCACCCAGGTTTATCGCCAGCACTTTGACTTCGCCACGATAGTCGGCGTCGATGGTTCCGGGGGTATTAAGCATGGTGATTCCGTGTTTGTAGGCCAGCCCGCTGCGCGGCCGGATCTGGGCTTCGTAGCCTCGCTGAATGGCCATCTGGAGGCCGGTGGGAATCAGGGCGCGTTCACCGGGTTTCAGAACCACCGGCCGGCCGGGTGCGGCCCGCAGGTCCATTCCGGCCGAATCCGGCGTTGCGTAGGCGGGAAGGTCCAGGGATTCCGCGTGCGGCAGCTTTTTTATCATTACATGCATGAGTATCACACGAATATTTTAGGTGTCGGCCGGAGCCGTCAAATGGCATTACTACAAAAAGTTGATTCTCAAGATATCGGGATTCAACAGCCAATCAGGGCCAAATCGTTACCCCGGACCAGCGGGGAGATCCGGAGCGGAATTCTCCTCAGCGGATTAATACCGCTCGTACTCCACGAGTCTGACCCTCACGCTGCCCAGCCAGATACTGACTCTGGCTTCCAGCGGTATGCGCAGCTCGTCGTCGCGGAAATAGGCTTCAAATTCTCCTGAAAAGCCGAAGGGTCCTTCGAAATCGGCATTTCCCTCCATATAGTATGCAGAGATGGCTTCATCCGGAAATGCTTTCGATTCATAAGGTTCCTTTCGGCTGGTGAAAGCCATTTCGATTTCAGAGGCCTCATGGTCAATATAGATCGGGTAGGTTCGGTTGCTGTCGGTTCCGGCAAATAAACGGGCGTAGAACATGATGGCGGGTCCGCTGTCGGACGGTCGATCGAGATCCAGCGTATCCACCGGTTCCCCTTCCTCGAAGCTGTAGACCCTGCCCTGTTCGTAATCATAATCATAGAGATACCGTTCCATCATGTCGTGGTGCAGGCTGTTCTGCCAGAATCGCACACCATAGGGAACGGAGTCGTTGAAGGCGATATAGCTGTGGTAATGCACCTCACGATAGCCCACCAGGGGCAGGCGTCGGTTGGAGACCATCTCGGTGACCAGATGCCTCACCGGGGTGTCCCGGTAGACGGTATCCCTTTCAACATACACATGTACATTGCCGAGCCGCAGAAATCCGTATCTCACTTCGTAGGTGAACCGCTCGTTGAGGTGTTCCAGCACCTCCATGCTGGGCGGGCCCGCGCCGGTGCTTTCGGTGTGATTGTTGCCCATAGCAATGCTTCCACCGATTCCGGATGCGATAAAAAACAGGCCGGCCACTCCAAGAGCCACTACGATGGATAACGGTCGCGGCATTACAGGCTTTCCTCCAGGAATATTTCGATGGCGTCTTCATCAAAACCCACCAGTACGGCATCCCCGTAGCGAAGAACCGGCCTTTTGATCATGGTCTGATGCTCCAGGAGCACATCAAACAGGTCGTTGTCGGAAAGTTCTTTATCCGCCAGACCCAACATCTTCCACTTGCGGCCGCGGCGGTTGACCAGTGTGTCCAGCCCCGCCTTCATCACCAGGTCGGCGAGTTCGTTCGGCGTTAGCGGATCCTTCTTCACGTCACGGAAGGAATACTCAATTCCCTGTTCTTCCAGCCAGTCTCTGGTTTTTTTTATGGTATTACAATTGGTTATGCCAATTACTTCCAACATAATTCGTTATTTTTGAGTTACCGCTTCCCCGGGGCATGCCGGATTTCTCATTCCCCGGGTTGCGGGCCTGAACCTGTTTTGTGACACCGGCCAAATATACTGTAGCACTGCAACATCCGGCCCACAGGAAATTACATATTATCGCATGAAACCCCATGTCGATTTTTTAAAATGACCATGAACCGATACAACACTGAAGCACCACTCCTGGCGTTCCTTTTTGCTGCCATCATGATTTCGGCGGCCGCGATGGGATGCAGCCGCAGCGAGGATCAGATAGAATTCGAGCGAAACGCCTTCCGCACACCGGAAAACTTCACCCGGGTATCGTCCGGCGGGGTGGTGGATACCAGCCATGTTGATGACAGCGACTGGCAGATCGGACCCATGTTCCGGATGTTCATAGAGGTGGAAATTCCCGCTTTCCCCAATCCCACCGAAGATCAGCGTGTGGAAATTGAGCTTTTTGCTACCGGCAGCGGTACTATTGAAGGAATATACGCAATGGCTTACCCCGATATGCACGACCTCAGCTACCGAAGGTTGCTCGATGCGGAAGAGCGGACCATCCGTGCGGCGGAACGGGTGGTACTCAGCTTTGAGCCGGCCGACTTCGCCTACAATGGTGTCTACAGGGTGGCCCAGCAGACCAACAACGGGTTGCATCGGGTATTCATCTTCGACCGCAACAACAATCTGATCACCTACGGTGACGTCCAGCTTTTGTAACCATGAGCAACATAACCGAAAGCCAGAGAAGCATTTTGCAGCAGCTGATCTATCCCGAATCGTACCACCATATCCGGGAAGAGACGGGGCTCAGTCCGGGTGAGGTGCGGGACGACCTGACCACCCTGCTGCATCTCAACATGATCGAGGTGTACGAAGGCTTTGGTGGCAATATTGGGCAAAAAGTCCGACATTTCGACAACGACCATCCCGAGTCGTTCTTCTATCGAGCTACAAAAAGCGGCCTGAACGCCATGCACCGGTAGCTTCCATTTTCTGTAACTACACAATCACCCGTATCATTGGACAAATTTGTAATCCTGGGCGGAAGCCCACTGAAGGGGACTATTTCTGTCAGCGGTTCGAAAAATGCCGCCCTGCCGCTCATGGCCGCCGCACTGCTGGCCGATGCTCCCGTCACCATCACCAACATCCCGCTTCTCAAGGACATTTTCACCTTCAACAAGGTGATCTCGGTAACCGGTGCCGGCTTGTCCTTTGATGAGGATCGAAGGGAGCTGACCATCGACCCGACATCATTGACTTCGTACGAGGCGCCCTATGAACAGGTTCGCAAGATGCGGGCGTCGTTTTACATGGCCGGAGCGCTGCTTGGAGCTGCGGGGTATGCCCGTGTATCATTACCGGGGGGATGTGCCTGGGGTCCGAGGCCGGTGAATCTCCACCTGGAAGGGTTGACCGCCCTTGGTGCCGAAATTGAAATGGATCAGGGCTATGTGATTGCCAGGGCACCAAACGGGAGGCTGCCCGGCGGCACGTTTGAGCTGAAGCCCAGCAGCGTCGGGGCAACGGTGAATTTGGTTTTGGCGGCAGTCCGGGCCCGGAAAACCTCCGTGATCCGCAATGCGGCCATGGAGCCGGATGTCGTGAACCTCTGTGACAACCTGAATCGGCTCGGGGCACGCATCGAAGGCGCGGGCACGCCCGTCATTACCGTGGAAGGTGTCGAACGACTGGAAGGCGGCCGCATGGACAACACCCCCGACCGCATCGAAACCGGTACGTTCATGATCGCAGCGGCCATGCTGCCGGGGTCGGACCTGACCCTCACCCACACCCTCCGGGAGGATCTCGGCTCCTTCACCGAAACCTTTGCCAGACTGAATACCGGACTCGACCTTGCGGAGAACACCATCCGGGTCCGTGCCGCCGATACCATCCCCCCTGTGTCTGTTGAAACGGCCATATACCCCGGTTTTCCAACGGATTTGCAGGCCCAATGGGCGACGATGATGACCCAGGCGAAGGGCCTGTCCACAATCACCGACCACATTTACCCCGACCGTTTCAGCTATGTTCCGGAGCTGAACCGCCTGGGTGCGGATGTGCGGCGCAACGACAATCGGGCGACTATTTACGGGAAGTCACACCTCAAGGGGGCGTCGGTGATGAGTACCGACCTCAGGGCAAGCGTGAGCCTGGTGATGGCCGGGATGGCCGCAGAGGGCGAGACCGAAGTGCTTCGCGTCTACCACCTTGACCGAGGCTACGAAGCGCTGGAGAAGAAACTCAACGGTGTCGGTGCGCAGATCCGCCGTGAATCGGAATAACCTCCCGGAGTCCCGGTGCGAGACGAAAGTGACAGTCTGGCCGTAGTCAAAGTGCATATGAAGACTCAAAGACAGGGTGTCATTATTCCGGTATTTACATTATATTGTCATCCAAAGTATCGGTGTTTTTCCGACACATCGCCGCCGGGACAATGAGACCTCCTAACCGAAAACATTCCGGCCGCAGCCCCCGATACCCAGCATTTTTATCATAAGCGAAACAGGATATACACATTGATCCCTCTTCTCTCGGATCTCTGATTGGATGACCGGTGAACAAGACCCGGCACGATGGTTGCCGCTATCGGCGACGAAAAACCGGAGAAGAAATCAGCACACATCTGTTATCGCCCTTTTTACAGGAATTATACGCAAAGCAGAATCGCATGTACGAGTCAAACAACAGTTTTCCAATGACATTATCGGCATACAGAAATCCAATTTCCCTCCCAATCAGAGATTTGGTTTTTGATTCCTGCATCGTCTGCTTTTCAAACTGGAATCCACATGAAAAACCAAATCATTATTCACGCGGCAGCAAATCAAACCCGCGTAGCCCTGATTGAAAATGGTGAATTAGCCCAATTATTCATAGAGTCCCCTGAAAACCAACGTACCGTTGGTAATATTTACCTTGCGGAAGTCCACAAGGTGATGGCCGGTATTCGCGCCGCGTTCATCAACATGGGTACTCAGAAAGACGCCTTTCTTCACTTCTCCGACACCGGCGAGCATCTTGAGGATTACCTTGTGATGCTGAACGGCAAGGAGGCGGTTCCCGATCAGAACCAGCAAAATGCCCGCGTACGCAATATCAAAGGCTCCGGCAGCGGGTCGGTGACCGACGAACAGAACCGTGCCGGCGCGTTGCTGCAATCAAAGCAGAGAGTGCTGGTACAGATAGTCAAGGAGCCGATCGGCTCCAAAGGACCCCGCGTATCGACCAATATCACGGTAGCAGGCCGGTTTCTGGTACTCATTCCGATGGGCGAATACGTTGCGGTTTCCAAACGCATCCGTAGCCACCGTGAGCGCCGGCGCCTGCGAAGCTGCATCTCCTCCGTACTGCCGGACGGATTCGGGGTTATTGTACGGACTCTTGCCGAAAAACAGAGCGAAGAAGCGCTTCACGAAGACCTCAAGGATGTGCTCGACAAGTGGAACAATATACTTGATAAACTGAAAGAGGCGCGCCCTCCCGCCCTTCTGCATCAGGATATGGACATGACCGAGAGTCTCGTTCGTGACCTGTTCGCCAAAGATTACAGCAGAATCCTCATAGACGATGCCAAAATCTACCGGTCGATCAAATCCTACGTCTCCCGGGTTGCTCCGAACATGGTTCCCAACATCGAGTTGTACAAGGGATCGGAGCACATTTTCGACTATATGAAAATCTCCAAAGACGTAGAGTCGGTGTTCAGCCCCAGGGTCAAGATGCCCAGCGGCGGCTATCTTATTTTCGAGCAGACCGAAGCAATGTACGTGGTTGATGTGAACTCCGGCCGATACGCCGCCAAGCGGGAGCAGGAGGAAAACTCGTTGAGAACCAACCTTGAGTCGGCCCGGGAAATTGCCAAACAGCTGCGCCTGCGCGATATCGGCGGTATCATCGTTGTGGATTTCATCGACCTGCGGGAGGACTCCAACCGAAAGAAGGTATTTGACGAGCTGAAGCGTGAGTTCCGGAAAGACCGCGCCAAGACCAACGTACTGCCTATGAGCGACTTCGGACTGGTTCAGATTACGCGGCAGCGCATCCGGCCCAGTGTCGTCAAATCGGTTTCCAAAGTCTGCCCCATGTGCGGCGGCTCGGGCAGCATTGTCTCCCAGAACACCATCTTCGCAGACATCGAAGGATGGCTTACGAAATTCAAGTACAACTACAAGGGTCAATATTCGCTGGATCTTCATCTGAATCCGTACGTGAAATCGATGCTTCAAAAAGGCTGGGTCAGTCAGCGTATTAAATGGTTTTTCTCCTACCGGCTGAATGTGAACCTCGTCAGCGAAGACACCCTTTCCATGAACGACTTCAAGTTCATGCTGCCCAACTCGGAGATTGAAATCACAGATACGGTGCTCAACGATCAGCCTCTGGACAAGGCCATCACCGAGGCGAACCTGGACGAGGAAGCGGGGAGGCAGAAAAAAGAAGACGACCCCGGCCTCGACTACTTCAGGAAGGAACAAAAAAAGGCAGATGGCGGTCAACAGGCCGAAAGAAGCACAAGAGGTACGGCCAATCAGCGCGGCGGCGCCCCTGACAAGAAGAAACACGGAGAGTCCAAATCCGGTGGTGGTACTCCTTCCGGAGGTGGTCGCAAAGAGCGTCCCGACAGTACAAAAACCCGGCGTTCCGACACCAAGGCCAAATACTTCAAGTCCTCGAAAGAATCCGGCGAATCCCCTTCCGGTGACCAGGGGGGAAAATCACAAAGGAACCCCGGACCTCAGCAAGGATCCGGCAAGGACCGCAACAACCCTGCACCTTCTGAGCAGCAGGATAGAAAAAGTTCCTCCAGCAACACATCCAAAGAACAGCCCGGTGAAAAAAAATCGGACAGGGTGATCGATTCACAAAATGAAGCTGTTAAAGGAGAAACTGCGGCTGCCAAATCCGGAAGTTCTCGGGAACCGGAGCAGGAGGACAACTCTCACCTGCCCTCGGCCATTGAAGTTGCCCGCAGGCATCGCATCGAAAAGGAGAAAGCCCGGGAGGCGGACAGGCTAAATGTAGAAAAGGAGACATCGCCCGGAGCTCAGAACGATAAAAACGAAGCCGGTCAAAACAACGAAAACGCGGATAGCGGCTCAAAAGTCAAAGATAACGACAGCCGGAAAACCGAAACTGCCAGGGAGACCAGCCAAAGCGATACCGGTCCAGGCGGTGAAAACGGACAAAATGAGCCGGAGCACGACTCCCGAAACAAATCAAAATCATAGACAACCGGAGTACCATGTCATTTCAACTGGATGCCACCACGGTCATTGGAATTATCCACGAAGGCAAGGCCTGCATCGGTGGCGACGGACAAGCTACCCTGGACAAGGTGGTCATGAAAGCCAATGTGCAGAAAGTCCGCTTTCTTCACGACAAACAGGTGCTTGCCGGATTTGCCGGTTCTACCGCCGATGCCTTCACCCTTTTCGAACTGTTTGAGGACAAACTCAACCAGTATAACGGCACGATCGAGCGCGCCGCGGTGGAGCTGGCCAAGGAGTGGCGACGTGACCGCTACCTGCGCCGTCTTGAAGCGCTCCTGGCGGTAATGAACAAGGATCGAGGACTGCTCATTTCGGGCCAGGGTGATGTTATTGAACCGGACGATCACATTCTGGCTATCGGAAGCGGCGGCTCCTACGCGCAGGCGGCAGCCCGGGCGCTGAAAAGCAAGGCGGCCCATCTCTCGGCCCGGGAAATGGTCGAGGAATCACTGAATATCGCCGCAGACATCTGTATCTACACCAATCATAATTTAACACTGCTTGACCTTGAGTAATCTTACCCTCCTCCACAACGAATCAAATCTGACACCCCGCCAGATTGTTGAAGCGCTGGACGTATACATCATCGGTCAGAGCGAA harbors:
- a CDS encoding MFS transporter, with protein sequence MSKLQPYLHVLRSNHQFRRVWLSQIISNFGDWFGVIAVFTIVLEYSDSEFLLGLVIVTKFLAFAALSPYAGYLADRYDRRMLMIICDFGRGAVVLSFLFVRDPSLLWLVYVLTTMQMGFASIFEPAKQASIPNITSGDELVKANIISNLSWSIIFTTGMGIGGLATAWFGTDAVFVINGTGYILSTWFIFKATIPHHRDEQTMQSLSNPVSGIIDGYRFIFSNPHILRPALAKGTITFFLGALVYMLILVSEEILLMGSIGLGLLYASRGFGTAVGPVLVRRYFSDERNWVRMMGLAMISAGLFYLVIGSIGIAWVMLILVFLAHCGSGANWVMSTVLLQQRSPDAFRGRIFSSEWLLFTSLQALSVTGASLIMEFGLLTLRQAIWIYSAGLIIAGVLWIWLVASRESRWNRMKEAHARQEDMRKHQISAVPDQG
- the dut gene encoding dUTP diphosphatase translates to MIKKLPHAESLDLPAYATPDSAGMDLRAAPGRPVVLKPGERALIPTGLQMAIQRGYEAQIRPRSGLAYKHGITMLNTPGTIDADYRGEVKVLAINLGEEPFTIEHGDRIAQMVFAPVTRAIVTGVQELPETERGVGGFGSTGKS
- a CDS encoding DUF3108 domain-containing protein — encoded protein: MPRPLSIVVALGVAGLFFIASGIGGSIAMGNNHTESTGAGPPSMEVLEHLNERFTYEVRYGFLRLGNVHVYVERDTVYRDTPVRHLVTEMVSNRRLPLVGYREVHYHSYIAFNDSVPYGVRFWQNSLHHDMMERYLYDYDYEQGRVYSFEEGEPVDTLDLDRPSDSGPAIMFYARLFAGTDSNRTYPIYIDHEASEIEMAFTSRKEPYESKAFPDEAISAYYMEGNADFEGPFGFSGEFEAYFRDDELRIPLEARVSIWLGSVRVRLVEYERY
- a CDS encoding arsenate reductase family protein gives rise to the protein MLEVIGITNCNTIKKTRDWLEEQGIEYSFRDVKKDPLTPNELADLVMKAGLDTLVNRRGRKWKMLGLADKELSDNDLFDVLLEHQTMIKRPVLRYGDAVLVGFDEDAIEIFLEESL
- the murA gene encoding UDP-N-acetylglucosamine 1-carboxyvinyltransferase, which translates into the protein MDKFVILGGSPLKGTISVSGSKNAALPLMAAALLADAPVTITNIPLLKDIFTFNKVISVTGAGLSFDEDRRELTIDPTSLTSYEAPYEQVRKMRASFYMAGALLGAAGYARVSLPGGCAWGPRPVNLHLEGLTALGAEIEMDQGYVIARAPNGRLPGGTFELKPSSVGATVNLVLAAVRARKTSVIRNAAMEPDVVNLCDNLNRLGARIEGAGTPVITVEGVERLEGGRMDNTPDRIETGTFMIAAAMLPGSDLTLTHTLREDLGSFTETFARLNTGLDLAENTIRVRAADTIPPVSVETAIYPGFPTDLQAQWATMMTQAKGLSTITDHIYPDRFSYVPELNRLGADVRRNDNRATIYGKSHLKGASVMSTDLRASVSLVMAGMAAEGETEVLRVYHLDRGYEALEKKLNGVGAQIRRESE
- a CDS encoding Rne/Rng family ribonuclease, producing MKNQIIIHAAANQTRVALIENGELAQLFIESPENQRTVGNIYLAEVHKVMAGIRAAFINMGTQKDAFLHFSDTGEHLEDYLVMLNGKEAVPDQNQQNARVRNIKGSGSGSVTDEQNRAGALLQSKQRVLVQIVKEPIGSKGPRVSTNITVAGRFLVLIPMGEYVAVSKRIRSHRERRRLRSCISSVLPDGFGVIVRTLAEKQSEEALHEDLKDVLDKWNNILDKLKEARPPALLHQDMDMTESLVRDLFAKDYSRILIDDAKIYRSIKSYVSRVAPNMVPNIELYKGSEHIFDYMKISKDVESVFSPRVKMPSGGYLIFEQTEAMYVVDVNSGRYAAKREQEENSLRTNLESAREIAKQLRLRDIGGIIVVDFIDLREDSNRKKVFDELKREFRKDRAKTNVLPMSDFGLVQITRQRIRPSVVKSVSKVCPMCGGSGSIVSQNTIFADIEGWLTKFKYNYKGQYSLDLHLNPYVKSMLQKGWVSQRIKWFFSYRLNVNLVSEDTLSMNDFKFMLPNSEIEITDTVLNDQPLDKAITEANLDEEAGRQKKEDDPGLDYFRKEQKKADGGQQAERSTRGTANQRGGAPDKKKHGESKSGGGTPSGGGRKERPDSTKTRRSDTKAKYFKSSKESGESPSGDQGGKSQRNPGPQQGSGKDRNNPAPSEQQDRKSSSSNTSKEQPGEKKSDRVIDSQNEAVKGETAAAKSGSSREPEQEDNSHLPSAIEVARRHRIEKEKAREADRLNVEKETSPGAQNDKNEAGQNNENADSGSKVKDNDSRKTETARETSQSDTGPGGENGQNEPEHDSRNKSKS
- the hslV gene encoding ATP-dependent protease subunit HslV gives rise to the protein MSFQLDATTVIGIIHEGKACIGGDGQATLDKVVMKANVQKVRFLHDKQVLAGFAGSTADAFTLFELFEDKLNQYNGTIERAAVELAKEWRRDRYLRRLEALLAVMNKDRGLLISGQGDVIEPDDHILAIGSGGSYAQAAARALKSKAAHLSAREMVEESLNIAADICIYTNHNLTLLDLE